The sequence AATATTGCCTTTGTTATCTGCATATACTGTATTATTCGTCGTATTAGACAGTCCACGCATGGCTTCTGTATATTCCTCCAGATTCTGTGCCTTAGTAGTTTTCCAACTTTGAATCAATGCTTTTAAAGAACGGTTATACTCTTTTAAAGCCAGCCATTTATCCTTACGCTTAGCCACGATTGGACCGTGGTGTGTATAATAGGCTGTAAAGGTTTTCGCCAGTTTTTCTCCATTTGCAGTATAATAAATTGTGATGGACTTAGACTTAACCGGTAAAAGCTTTTTGTCGTATTCGTACATCCAGCCCTTAGTTGTCTTACTGATTTTTTCTTCATACAAATCTGCTACATCTGTGTATCCTGATGTATGCATCCAACCCAAATTTTCATTGAATCCCTGATAAATAAAAAACTGTCCCCAGGTTGCTGCACCATAAGCATTCAAACCCTCCTCACTTACCAATTGTGCTTCTGATCTAAAATAAAAGGGAACATGGGGATTAATATACAACATGGCATTACCGGTTGCTGAACGCTTGGGGGCAATAGCAAATCCATTGGAGCCTCTTTCTTCAATTTCCTTTATACCATTGAATGCAATGGCACTTGTCTCCGGACCATTTTCATAAAACTGCTTTATTTCATCCACGGATGCTCCACCAGTACTGGTAGCAGAGACACTGCCATCGGTGTACATCAGATGAAACCAGGGTTCAAATTTTTGTAACACAACAGGTCTTACTTCTGGATGCTTATATAAAAAATAATTAATGCCATCAGCATGTGCATTCAACAATTTTTTGAGCCATAGTGGACTCTGTAAATAATCCTTTTTAGCATCATTGCTATCTGCAATTAAACGCATCAGCAAGTCGTTGTAAATTACTTTCTCTCCCTCCATTTCGGCCCTTCTGCCAAGCATTTCAAGATAATTGCGTTCAATACGTTCAAAATTTTCTTCGCACTGGGTATACATTAATCCAAAGACCGCATCAGCATCTGTTTTTCCATAAACATGGGGAACACCGTATTTATCACGAACAATGTTTACCTGCTTAGCCTGCAACTCCCATCGTTTTATATCAGCAGGTGTGGGCGATTGCGCACCAGCAGTATAAACAATTAATATACTCAGAAACAATACAATCTTTTTCATACTCCTAATTTCGTTTATGTATTAAGCTATTTGTAGCCCCACTGCTTCATTACTTTAATATCTTCCCTGATACAGTCTATCGGAGGGATACCCTGATAAGCTTCTTGCTCAACAATAAAATGAATGGTGCCTCCATTCTTTAAGCCTTCGTCAATAATTTCTTTTACCTTCTGTACCCCTTTACCCAAAATGGTACTTTCATAACCATTTCCACTCGCTCGCTTTATCTCGTCTTTTACATGCATGGAAACAAATCTTCCGGGATACTTTTTTACAATTGCGAGCGCATCTGCACCCGTTCCATATAAATTGCCCATGTCAAACTGCTGTGTCACCATGGAAGGATCAGTATTATTCAACATGACTTCATACATGGTTTCCTCGCCCATCATTTGAGTAAACTCAAAATCATGATTATGATAGCCAAATCTCATTCCGGATTTTTTACATAGCTCACCACATTTATTAAATACCTCCATGAAGCGAAGCATATCGTCTTTTGATTTTCTTAACCCTGATTCCAGCGAAGGACTAATTACCAACTCCTGACCTGCAATAGCAGCGTCTTCAATGGTGTATTTCCAGCTGTCAGTAAAGTCTTTTTTGGAAGCGTCCCAGTGACTGGCGCCCATAACAGTATGACCAGAAGGCATTTTCATTCCTAAATCATCTAATACCTTTTTGAAGTCTGCTGCAGCATATCCGTAGAACTTTCTATTCACATAGTTAGCATGCTCCACATTTTTATACCCCATTTCTGCAACAGCTTTTAAAGTACCAAGGGGATCTTTACGCATATCATCTCTTACAGAATACAATTGCACCCCTGTTATAAACTTCTTTTTGGCAGCTGCAGAAGCCCATGAAGGCATAGAAACAGCAGCCAATGCAGCTAAAGTTCCCTGTTGTAAAAATTTACGGCGGTTCACTGGCATAATCATCGTTTTTTTGTGATAACCAAAGTACGCAAATTTTGTATGAAAGCAGCAACTGTGCATGAAATCAAACAGGCATTAATGGGTAATACAGCCAAAGAATTAGCGGAACTCTGTTTACGTCTGGCGAAGTTTAAAAAAGAAAACAAAGAGTTGCTTACCTATTTACTTTTCGAAGCAAACGATGAAGAGCTCTACATCAAGGAAGTAAACCAGGAAATCAGTTCAGAGATGGATGAGATTGACCCAGGTCAAAATTTGTACTTTGCCAAGAAATCTATCAGAAAAATCCTGAGAATAGCTAATAAACATATTCGGTACATGGGATCAAAACAAGCTGAAGTAGCTATTTTGCTTCATTTCAGTAAATGTTTAAAGCAATCAGGTATTCCTTTTATGAAGAGTACAGCACTGAATAACCTATACCAGCAGCAACGGAAAAAAATAGAAAAATCGTTAGGCACCTTGCATGAAGATCTTCAATACGATTATCGCAGAATGATGGAAGATATTTTCTGATTGAATTTAGTAATGTTGCTATTGCTCCTGATCAAAGTATAATTTGTAATAATGCTTGCCTGTCATTTCATCGTAGCCTTTTTCTATAAGGTCTCTTCTTCCATGTACATACACATGAAAATTCTTATCAAGCTTTAAAATACTTTTGAAATGGCGCTGTTGTTTTTGAATAGCTGCCGGATTAATGGCAAACTCGTCTTCAATATTAACCTGCTTGGCTACTTCATATTGCTGTTTGTATTGCGTAAAACTTTCAATCACTTCAGGATGATATAAAACTTCTTTGCTGAACTCCTCCATTTGAAACTGATCATGTGTTTTAAAATAATCCATGCTTCGTTGGAGCATATCAATCTGATCGGTTTTACTGGTTTCAAAATGTTCATTGAGTTCGTTGCTGATGAACAGCTTGCACATTCCCAGTGCTTCATTGGTATTATGGTAACTATTTATAATAGGAGAACTTTGTAAAAAAATCGATTTCCAGAACGCCCCATCTGCCTGTCTGGCTGCTGATAACTCATGAATCAAGACTATAAAACCCTGATCGGCTTCTTTTTGCAATATCAAAGCCCCCTTTTCTGCTTTTTTTAAATCAATTCCCTCTTCAATGGACAATTGAATATTTCCTGGCTTGGTTTTTACTTTAAGAAACTGGTCTTTAATGGAAGTATGAAAAAGGCCGATAGCACGATATGCGGATCCATCAAAACCAATATTATCAAACTCGGCCAAATAAAACTCACCGGATTTTGCATGGACCGATTGAGACTTCAAA is a genomic window of Sediminibacterium sp. TEGAF015 containing:
- a CDS encoding sugar phosphate isomerase/epimerase family protein; this encodes MPVNRRKFLQQGTLAALAAVSMPSWASAAAKKKFITGVQLYSVRDDMRKDPLGTLKAVAEMGYKNVEHANYVNRKFYGYAAADFKKVLDDLGMKMPSGHTVMGASHWDASKKDFTDSWKYTIEDAAIAGQELVISPSLESGLRKSKDDMLRFMEVFNKCGELCKKSGMRFGYHNHDFEFTQMMGEETMYEVMLNNTDPSMVTQQFDMGNLYGTGADALAIVKKYPGRFVSMHVKDEIKRASGNGYESTILGKGVQKVKEIIDEGLKNGGTIHFIVEQEAYQGIPPIDCIREDIKVMKQWGYK
- a CDS encoding penicillin acylase family protein, whose translation is MKKIVLFLSILIVYTAGAQSPTPADIKRWELQAKQVNIVRDKYGVPHVYGKTDADAVFGLMYTQCEENFERIERNYLEMLGRRAEMEGEKVIYNDLLMRLIADSNDAKKDYLQSPLWLKKLLNAHADGINYFLYKHPEVRPVVLQKFEPWFHLMYTDGSVSATSTGGASVDEIKQFYENGPETSAIAFNGIKEIEERGSNGFAIAPKRSATGNAMLYINPHVPFYFRSEAQLVSEEGLNAYGAATWGQFFIYQGFNENLGWMHTSGYTDVADLYEEKISKTTKGWMYEYDKKLLPVKSKSITIYYTANGEKLAKTFTAYYTHHGPIVAKRKDKWLALKEYNRSLKALIQSWKTTKAQNLEEYTEAMRGLSNTTNNTVYADNKGNIAYWHGNFVPKRNPGYDYTLPVDGSTSATEWQGPHPLEETVHLINPSSGWMQNCNATPYTLAGESSPNRNNYPYYMAPDGQNARGLNAIRLLNKKDSITLDGLIEIGYNRYLAAFDILLPPLFRAYDATPNTDSLKMNIKPAIDILRIWNKESDTSSVATTIAIDWATKINALWPSAQTKEESTEIIGRFNAMANGINGKIMMEQLRDVLNELTGKYGRWQVRWGAINRYQRLSGKFAEIYDDNKPSLAVPLTSSRWGSLPAFESRSMYSSKGRYGFSGNSFIAAVEFGERVKAKTIVTGGHSNNPLSPHFKDQAEGFVYGKFKDVFFYKEDVMKNKEKEYHPGE
- a CDS encoding nucleoid-associated protein, encoding MNDISSVIIQQLMVHQAGNAAQGGQLILSETTHHLPDEFWQQTLAHFFLKPFNEAEQYRLQTQDNLVYTIINQLFSNELSLESASKTLAEHFHLKSQSVHAKSGEFYLAEFDNIGFDGSAYRAIGLFHTSIKDQFLKVKTKPGNIQLSIEEGIDLKKAEKGALILQKEADQGFIVLIHELSAARQADGAFWKSIFLQSSPIINSYHNTNEALGMCKLFISNELNEHFETSKTDQIDMLQRSMDYFKTHDQFQMEEFSKEVLYHPEVIESFTQYKQQYEVAKQVNIEDEFAINPAAIQKQQRHFKSILKLDKNFHVYVHGRRDLIEKGYDEMTGKHYYKLYFDQEQ